In one Oryza glaberrima chromosome 2, OglaRS2, whole genome shotgun sequence genomic region, the following are encoded:
- the LOC127762813 gene encoding diphosphomevalonate decarboxylase 2-like isoform X2 encodes MAAAEEGQWVLMATGRSPTNIAVIKYWGKRDEALILPVNDSISVTLDPDHLSATTTVAVSPSFPSDRMWLNGKEISLSGGRFQSCLREIRKRAQDVEDEKKGIRIKKEDWGKLHVHIASYNNFPTAAGLASSAAGLVCFVFTLGNLMNVKEDYGELSSIARQGSGSACRSIFGGFVKWCMGKNNDGSDSIAVQLADEAHWNDLVIIIAVVSSKQKETSSTSGMRDSVETSPLLQYRAQMVR; translated from the exons atggcggcggcggaggaggggcaGTGGGTGCTCATGGCCACCGGCCGATCTCCCACCAACATCGCCGTCATCAAGTACTGGGGGAAGAGGGACGAGGCGCTCATCCTCCCCGTCAACGACAGCATCAGCGTCACCCTCGACCCCGACCAcctctccgccaccaccaccgtcgccgtcagccCTTCCTTCCCCTCCGACCGGATGTGGCTCAACGGCAag GAGATCTCCTTGTCAGGAGGGAGGTTCCAGAGCTGCCTCAGGGAGATCCGGAAGCGTGCTCAAGATGTCGAGGATGAGAAGAAGGGGATCAGGATCAAGAAAGAGGACTGGGGGAAGCTACATGTACACATAGCATCGTACAACAACTTCCCCACTGCTGCTGGTTTGGCCTCTTCGGCTGCTGGCTTGGTTTGTTTTG TTTTCACCCTTGGAAATCTAATGAATGTGAAAGAAGATTATGGTGAACTTTCTTCCATAGCAAG GCAAGGGTCTGGAAGTGCATGCCGCAGTATATTTGGGGGATTCGTGAAATGGTGTATGGGAAAA AATAATGATGGAAGTGACAGCATAGCTGTACAACTTGCTGATGAGGCACACTGGAATGATCTTGTTATTATCATAGCAGTG GTCAGTTCAAAGCAGAAGGAAACAAGTAGCACTAGTGGGATGCGAGACAGTGTTGAAACAAGTCCCCTTTTGCAATATAGGGCCCAG ATGGTGCGATGA
- the LOC127762807 gene encoding uncharacterized protein LOC127762807, translated as MAVFKMIRRLVVSSLPHARILTGASSSATPAATPPASTVFFVNTSPSSAATLTASASSSATSAATSLASATSRASPSATSRASLVSIVTDSLSAAATLTANAFSSVTSAATPPAFLASVFTTAPSTAATLAGSSSSSVTSAATSLASATSRASPSATSRASLVSIVTDSLSAAATLTANAFSSVTSAATPPAFLASVFTTAPSTAATLAGSSSSSVTSAATSPASLLSASSLPWTSSWPLTLPPNRALAVFSPSPRSTWTRSSATSMTSMRLQNRAYCSSSSNAPTQDELPEDVIKYDSILQSSRSAIPFVHPIEYLQSHAVFFSIPGDVQLLGETYLPKGQMLISPKEQLMFTGRGSVFAQSYLEEIYVMLLQGKCFHKPLSMDDMVVSALGRVHLRDGILMRPIAESRRAAIINSTWFEAMKLLKQMLAYANPHNFDLPPDFLHLCNTMENRYEPKGMNIPYHASLLPLHSRQQALLDAFNLLANRMNLQYASWISCELPHRTEWPQVLHGNNFLRQWFRDKQWLNKDGTIKVPTGIEFLRAHRVLCCHSDDFARKGVCMYTWEQLHLLIHGKNPLVLPDLHLKLMRAGLLHLLDPARLFAYTTKRAEDFPLPHPTS; from the exons GCTTCCACCGTCTTCTTCGTCAACACCTCGCCCTCTTCAGCGGCGACGCTCACCGCCAGCGCCTCTTCGTCGGCGACGTCCGCGGCgacctccctcgcctccgcgacctcccgcgcctccccgtcggcgacctcccgcgcctccctcgtctCCATCGTCACCGACTCGCTCTCTGCGGCGGCGACTCTCACCGCCAACGCGTTCTCGTcggtgacgtcggcggcgactCCTCCCGCCTTCCTCGCCTCCGTCTTCACCACCGCGCCCTCTACAGCGGCGACTCTtgccggcagctcctcctcgtcggtgaCGTCCGCGGCgacctccctcgcctccgcgacctcccgcgcctccccgtcggcgacctcccgcgcctccctcgtctCCATCGTCACCGACTCGCTCTCTGCGGCGGCGACTCTCACCGCCAACGCGTTCTCGTcggtgacgtcggcggcgactCCTCCCGCCTTCCTCGCCTCCGTCTTCACCACCGCGCCCTCTACAGCGGCGACTCTtgccggcagctcctcctcgtcggtgaCGTCCGCGGCGACCTCGCCCGCCTCACTCCTCTCGGCATCTTCTCTGCCCTGGACGTCGTCGTGGCCGCTAACACTGCCACCGAACAGGGCCCTTGCTGTCTTCTCACCATCGCCGCGATCTACTTGGACAAGATCCTCGGCTACATCGATGACTTCCATGCGGCTCCAGAACAGGGCgtattgcagcagcagcagcaatgcacCAACACAGGATGAACTTCCTGAAGATGTGAT AAAATACGATAGCATTCTACAATCCTCCCGTTCTGCTATTCCATTTGTGCACCCGATAGAGTATTTGCAGAGTCATGCAGTGTTCTTTAGTATTCCAGGGGACGTGCAACTTCTGGGTGAAACTTACCTACCAAAGGGGCAAATGCTGATTTCACCGAAAGAACAACTCATGTTCACAGGCAGGGGAAGTGTGTTTGCGCAGTCATATCTTGAGGAGATTTATGTGATGCTTCTACAAGGAAAATGTTTTCACAAACCTCTTAGCATGGATGATATGGTAGTCAGTGCCCTTGGCAGAGTTCATTTGAGAGATGGAATTCTTATGAGGCCTATAGCTGAGTCTCGCAGAGCTGCAATCATCAATTCTACCTGGTTTGAAGCTATGAAGCTCCTGAAACAAATGCTTGCGTACGCAAATCCACATAATTTCGATCTTCCACCTGACTTCCTGCACCTTTGCAATACTATGGAAAACCGATATGAACCAAAGGGCATGAACATACCTTATCATGCATCATTGTTACCCCTCCACTCGAGGCAGCAGGCTCTACTTGATGCATTTAACTTGCTGGCAAACAGGATGAACCTCCAATATGCATCTTGGATTTCTTGTGAATTGCCTCATAGGACGGAGTGGCCGCAAGTTCTGCACGGGAACAACTTCCTGCGACAGTGGTTCCGCGACAAACAATGGCTGAATAAGGATGGTACAATCAAAGTACCCACTGGTATTGAGTTCTTGAGGGCCCACAGAGTGCTTTGTTGTCATTCGGATGACTTTGCCAGGAAGGGTGTTTGCATGTACACTTGGGAACAGCTGCACCTTCTAATCCATGGTAAAAATCCCTTGGTTCTACCTGATCTGCACCTGAAGCTCATGAGGGCAGGTCTTCTCCACTTACTGGACCCGGCAAGATTATTTGCCTATACCACCAAGAGAGCAGAAGATTTTCCCCTACCCCACCCAACATCCTGA
- the LOC127762813 gene encoding diphosphomevalonate decarboxylase 2-like isoform X1: MAAAEEGQWVLMATGRSPTNIAVIKYWGKRDEALILPVNDSISVTLDPDHLSATTTVAVSPSFPSDRMWLNGKEISLSGGRFQSCLREIRKRAQDVEDEKKGIRIKKEDWGKLHVHIASYNNFPTAAGLASSAAGLVCFVFTLGNLMNVKEDYGELSSIARQGSGSACRSIFGGFVKWCMGKNNDGSDSIAVQLADEAHWNDLVIIIAVVSSKQKETSSTSGMRDSVETSPLLQYRAQVTVLTCTFVLAV; the protein is encoded by the exons atggcggcggcggaggaggggcaGTGGGTGCTCATGGCCACCGGCCGATCTCCCACCAACATCGCCGTCATCAAGTACTGGGGGAAGAGGGACGAGGCGCTCATCCTCCCCGTCAACGACAGCATCAGCGTCACCCTCGACCCCGACCAcctctccgccaccaccaccgtcgccgtcagccCTTCCTTCCCCTCCGACCGGATGTGGCTCAACGGCAag GAGATCTCCTTGTCAGGAGGGAGGTTCCAGAGCTGCCTCAGGGAGATCCGGAAGCGTGCTCAAGATGTCGAGGATGAGAAGAAGGGGATCAGGATCAAGAAAGAGGACTGGGGGAAGCTACATGTACACATAGCATCGTACAACAACTTCCCCACTGCTGCTGGTTTGGCCTCTTCGGCTGCTGGCTTGGTTTGTTTTG TTTTCACCCTTGGAAATCTAATGAATGTGAAAGAAGATTATGGTGAACTTTCTTCCATAGCAAG GCAAGGGTCTGGAAGTGCATGCCGCAGTATATTTGGGGGATTCGTGAAATGGTGTATGGGAAAA AATAATGATGGAAGTGACAGCATAGCTGTACAACTTGCTGATGAGGCACACTGGAATGATCTTGTTATTATCATAGCAGTG GTCAGTTCAAAGCAGAAGGAAACAAGTAGCACTAGTGGGATGCGAGACAGTGTTGAAACAAGTCCCCTTTTGCAATATAGGGCCCAGGTGACTGTTTTGACTTGTACTTTTGTTTTGGCTGTTTAa
- the LOC127762813 gene encoding diphosphomevalonate decarboxylase 2-like isoform X3, which translates to MAAAEEGQWVLMATGRSPTNIAVIKYWGKRDEALILPVNDSISVTLDPDHLSATTTVAVSPSFPSDRMWLNGKEISLSGGRFQSCLREIRKRAQDVEDEKKGIRIKKEDWGKLHVHIASYNNFPTAAGLASSAAGLVCFVFTLGNLMNVKEDYGELSSIARQGSGSACRSIFGGFVKWCMGKNNDGSDSIAVQLADEAHWNDLVIIIAVVSSKQKETSSTSGMRDSVETSPLLQYRAQRK; encoded by the exons atggcggcggcggaggaggggcaGTGGGTGCTCATGGCCACCGGCCGATCTCCCACCAACATCGCCGTCATCAAGTACTGGGGGAAGAGGGACGAGGCGCTCATCCTCCCCGTCAACGACAGCATCAGCGTCACCCTCGACCCCGACCAcctctccgccaccaccaccgtcgccgtcagccCTTCCTTCCCCTCCGACCGGATGTGGCTCAACGGCAag GAGATCTCCTTGTCAGGAGGGAGGTTCCAGAGCTGCCTCAGGGAGATCCGGAAGCGTGCTCAAGATGTCGAGGATGAGAAGAAGGGGATCAGGATCAAGAAAGAGGACTGGGGGAAGCTACATGTACACATAGCATCGTACAACAACTTCCCCACTGCTGCTGGTTTGGCCTCTTCGGCTGCTGGCTTGGTTTGTTTTG TTTTCACCCTTGGAAATCTAATGAATGTGAAAGAAGATTATGGTGAACTTTCTTCCATAGCAAG GCAAGGGTCTGGAAGTGCATGCCGCAGTATATTTGGGGGATTCGTGAAATGGTGTATGGGAAAA AATAATGATGGAAGTGACAGCATAGCTGTACAACTTGCTGATGAGGCACACTGGAATGATCTTGTTATTATCATAGCAGTG GTCAGTTCAAAGCAGAAGGAAACAAGTAGCACTAGTGGGATGCGAGACAGTGTTGAAACAAGTCCCCTTTTGCAATATAGGGCCCAG AGGAAGTAG